From the genome of Glycine max cultivar Williams 82 chromosome 2, Glycine_max_v4.0, whole genome shotgun sequence, one region includes:
- the LOC102665598 gene encoding protein MAIN-LIKE 1-like, protein MPAAEIKGLVTATGLSHVIACSLDTGNRGFILAFVERWHKEMSNFHLSVGEVTITLDDVAFLLHLPIIGTFHSFDILHVDEVVLMLVELLKVIRDEARAETGATHVHVVFLDAFRDLSQSGSYEWGVTALVHMYDNLNYACKSGDKQLVGYITLLQDFSSIVEAFTDSDYDERSPRACHWTSTKALPASTYRKHLDRLTVADVCWMPYGDHRAV, encoded by the exons ATGCCTGCTGCTGAGATTAAAGGGTTAGTCactgccacaggattaagtcaTGTGATCGCATGCTCAttggacactggtaatcgaggATTTATATTGGcttttgtggagaggtggcataaGGAAATGAGCAATTTCCATCTTTCGGTAGGAGAGGTCACCATCACCCTCGATGATGTGGCCTTTTTGCTTCATCTGCCCATCATAGGCACATTCCACAGCTTCGACATTCTTCATGTCGACGAAGTGGTGTTGATGTTAGTGGAGTTACTTAAAGTCATTAGAGATGAAGCTAGAGCTGAGACA GGTGCAACACATGTGCATGTCGTGTTCTTGGATGCCTTCCGAGACCTTAGTCAAAGTGGAAGCTATGAATGGGGAGTTACCGCCCTAGTGCATATGTACGATAATTTGAATTATGCTTGCAAGAGCGGCGACAAACAACTTGTTGGGTATATCACACTATTACAG GATTTTTCATCTATTGTTGAGGCTTTTACGGACTCAGACTATGATGAAAGGTCACCACGTGCCTGTCACTGGACATCTACGAAGGCATTACCAGCATCGACGTATCGAAAGCATCTAGATCGACTAACGGTTGCTGATGTTTGTTGGATGCCTTATGGTGATCACCGTGCAGTTTGA
- the SMEP1 gene encoding metalloendoproteinase 1 precursor has product MTLRNHQELLVALAILYFLATSLPSVSAHGPYAWDGEATYKFTTYHPGQNYKGLSNVKNYFHHLGYIPNAPHFDDNFDDTLVSAIKTYQKNYNLNVTGKFDINTLKQIMTPRCGVPDIIINTNKTTSFGMISDYTFFKDMPRWQAGTTQLTYAFSPEPRLDDTFKSAIARAFSKWTPVVNIAFQETTSYETANIKILFASKNHGDPYPFDGPGGILGHAFAPTDGRCHFDADEYWVASGDVTKSPVTSAFDLESVAVHEIGHLLGLGHSSDLRAIMYPSIPPRTRKVNLAQDDIDGIRKLYGINP; this is encoded by the coding sequence ATGACTCTCCGCAACCACCAAGAGCTCTTGGTTGCTCTTGCAATTCTATATTTTCTTGCCACCTCACTCCCTTCAGTTTCAGCTCATGGCCCATATGCATGGGATGGGGAGGCCACATATAAATTCACTACTTACCACCCTGGCCAAAACTACAAAGGTTTATCCAATGTCAAAAACTACTTCCACCATCTCGGCTACATCCCCAATGCACCACACTTCGACGACAACTTCGATGACACCCTCGTATCTGCCATCAAAACCTACCAAAAGAATTACAACCTCAACGTCACCGGCAAGTTCGACATCAACACTCTTAAACAAATCATGACACCCCGGTGTGGCGTCCCCGACATAATAATCAACACAAACAAAACCACATCGTTTGGCATGATCTCGGACTATACCTTCTTCAAAGACATGCCGCGGTGGCAAGCTGGAACCACACAACTCACCTACGCTTTCTCCCCGGAGCCAAGACTTGATGACACTTTCAAAAGCGCGATTGCAAGGGCCTTCAGCAAGTGGACCCCAGTGGTGAACATCGCGTTCCAGGAGACGACGTCGTATGAAACAGCCAACATTAAGATTCTTTTCGCGAGTAAGAACCACGGTGATCCGTATCCTTTTGATGGTCCAGGTGGGATATTGGGCCATGCATTCGCTCCCACTGATGGGAGGTGCCACTTTGACGCCGACGAATATTGGGTGGCGTCTGGCGATGTCACCAAATCGCCGGTGACAAGTGCGTTTGACCTTGAATCTGTGGCAGTGCACGAGATCGGGCACTTGCTCGGATTAGGCCACTCGTCGGACCTAAGAGCCATCATGTATCCTTCTATACCACCTCGAACTAGGAAGGTGAATCTAGCGCAAGATGATATAGACGGGATTCGAAAGCTCTATGGTATCAACCCCTAA